The Ornithorhynchus anatinus isolate Pmale09 chromosome 11, mOrnAna1.pri.v4, whole genome shotgun sequence genomic interval TCTTTACCTCATTTCCCAAATAACGTGGGAGGCTTCAAAGGAGCTCAGGGATGGGCTGTGGCTTCCTGAGCAGATGGAAAAACAGCGAGAGCCCAACGGCTCAATGTCTCAGTCCTCCCCTGCATGCCCGAGTCCCATCAGTTGAAGCTTCAGCTGCAGAGATGTCCCTGGGTTCTATCCTGAAGGTAAGGGAAGCCCCTTTCCTGCTGAGGCCACTCAAACTTGTTTCCTGGGAATATTACTAGGCAGCTGTTTTCTTTCCTGGGAGCCTGAAGAAGGGCCAGTTGACCCAAGCCCTTTGAGTTAGGGTCTAGATCTGTCCTTCCTGGGGCTCCTCTAGGACTGGGTGCTAATCAGACTCAAGAAACCTGAGGTAATGGGGAGCCTTTCTGTAAGGAAGGTTTCAGGTCACTGTTTCAACGAATGCCAGGGGCTTTTGTGGGAAGACATCCCAGATGGCAATGGGTCTTTGAGAAGCAAGGTGGCATGGGAGTCAACgcagctgggttctagtcccggatgcGCCatgtgcctactgggtgaccttggccaagtgacttaacttttctgtgccttagttgtctcatctgcaaaatggggattaattccccgttctctctcctatttagactgtgaaatccTATGTaggacctgacgatcttgtatgtaccagtgcttagtactgcgtttggcacatagtaagcacttaacaaataccccagtgattattttattattatttgcagctgTTAAATAGTAAAATAGTAACCTGGACTCTCGAGAGGAGTCCAGAACTGACCTGAAGCTCTAAGACCTCAGGACCGGGGACCTGCTGGGACCAGCTGGTGACTAAGGCTGATGACAGCACAGCACTTTTGGGCCATATTAGTCCCCAAGCTCAAGGGATGGAATCAGCCCAAGCCCAGAACCCCAGGGGGTCGGGCAGGGCAAGGagcacacagcaagccattggaGCCTTTTTCATCTGAGAAACGGCTTTCTGGAgctggtctagcggatagagcacggatctgggagtcagaaggacctgggctctaaacctggctctaccatgagtctgttgtgtgacctcgggaaaatcacttaacctttcagtgcctcaggtatctcatctgcaaaatggggattaagagtgtgagctccatgtgggatggggactgtgtttgatctgattaagttgtaactacctagtgctttgaacagtgcttgtcacatagtaagttcttaacaagtaccataattattattaaaattatgtttattaagtgcttataaaggcactgttctaagcagtgggggaaaatacAGGAATATCTATTTATACATGATCCCCGGCCCAAGAGAGGTTCAGATTCTAAGtatgtgtgtgagtatgtgtggaGGGGGCGAGACAGGCCCATAGAACAAAAGAATATTGAGCAAACTCAATAAAAATAACTCTAAAAGAAAATTAGAGAGGACTGGAAGGGGAGGTTGTGGACTTCTCACCGCTGTTGTGGAACTGGAGATGGATGATTTAAAACAATCAAAGAGAAAGTACCATCCTTGGAGGGGATCTGCCTGCTTCTCATttgtctgacctttcctctcttccctcaggtGGGACTGTTGATGACTGTCTGCTCCACCCTCAAGCCCGTCAAGAAGAGCCAGGGCTGGCCCAACGGCTGCTATGAGCTCCATGATACGAAGGCCCCAGAGAGGGTTTGGAACCAGACAGGAGGCCGGAGTAACCCATGGAGAAAGATTCCTTCCATCTacctggtggaggaggtggagaggctggaacagcagcagaggaagaagaggagacacGTGAAGGGGAAATGTCACAACTCTCTCCCACCGTCCCCTTCCAGTTACAACCTCCGCTCAACCTCCCCATGGACCTACAGGTAAAGGTGTCTGGTAACTGGTAACCTTTCCAACTCCGGGACTGGTGGTAGATGGGCTTATCCCATTCTGGCACCTTATCCTTTCCCCTGGGGAATACCCAGGTGCCGCTTTAATTGAGGGGCCTCGGACTTTGCTCTAGTCAGGTTCCGACCAGGCTAACTGGAGAGCTCCCTTGCAGCTCGTACTTACTCTCCTCCAGTTATGCATGCTGGTATTGGAGTTGCTTTTGATTTACGGTAGGGCTATGTTGTAGATTCCCAAAGCTAGACTTTTGCAATCGCAAGCTCCAATGAATATATAACCTGgggatcttcttcttcttcctctttgccaAGGCAGAAATCCAACTCTTGCACAGAGTCCTTGAACCCGAGTTTAACTTTGCTCTGCACTTCTTTAACTCCTCTTTccaatctaaatgggggatttGGTTCAAACCCTAGAGGCACCCcatgtcacataataataatgatggtatttgttaagcacttacagtgtgctaagtaattaattaatgctggtatttgttaagtgcttactatgcgcagagcactgttctaagcgctggggtagatacagggtaatcaggttgtcccaggtgaggctcacagtgtgcatccccattttacaaatgaggtcactgaagcccagagaagttaagtgacttgcccacagtcacacagctgacaagtggcagggccgggattcgaacccatgacctctgactcccaagtccgtgctctttccgctgagccacgctgcttccctaaagtaccaagtcctggggtagatacaagataatcagatcacataaagtccctatcctacagggagctcacagtctggatggaaaaagaacaggaatttttatccccattttaatgatgaggaaactgaggcccagaggagtgaagtgagttgcctaaagtcacagagcaggcaagtggaggagctgggattagaacccaggtccttggactcccagacccatgctctttccattaggccacgcttcttttcAGTCAGCAGACAATCAACggactccctgccctgccctgccctgcctgtcCCATCGCAAGCTCATGGAGCTCTCCCCTCCAGCTGTGTTGCAGTTGTCAATGTAGCTTCCCGCATGTTAATGCAGAATCAACGTGGATGAAGATCGCTACCCTCAGAAGCTGGCCTTTGCTGAGTGCCTCTGCTCTGGCTGCATCGATCTCTGGTCTAACCGGGAGACTTTGAGGATGAATTCTGTGCTCCTGGAGCAGAGTGTACTGGTTCTGCGGAGGAAGCCATGTCCCGCCAACCCCAGACTCACCTCCTACGAACTCGACCACATCATGGTGCCCGTGGGTTGTACTTGTTTAAAACCAAGGATGGCCTATGCCTGAGGAGGTGCCCCGAGCTCTTGGCACCAACTGCGAGACCCTGTTGACTGTAGATTAGGAgtcaggggaggggcgggaggaggaggaagaagaagaggaaaatgtcTTTGCAGAGGAATGGAAATGATCATAATGGGTCCTTCGAATTTGCCAGTCCAAACAGGATGGTCCTGGCTTGGGTGGATAGCGTGAGTACCTGACAACAACTATTTGTCAGGCTCCATTTGATTGTACTAGTGTCAATAAAAATGGTGATTTGAAGTGATGAATAAACATAAAATAGT includes:
- the LOC103171371 gene encoding interleukin-17C-like translates to MTVCSTLKPVKKSQGWPNGCYELHDTKAPERVWNQTGGRSNPWRKIPSIYLVEEVERLEQQQRKKRRHVKGKCHNSLPPSPSSYNLRSTSPWTYRINVDEDRYPQKLAFAECLCSGCIDLWSNRETLRMNSVLLEQSVLVLRRKPCPANPRLTSYELDHIMVPVGCTCLKPRMAYA